One window of Perca flavescens isolate YP-PL-M2 chromosome 6, PFLA_1.0, whole genome shotgun sequence genomic DNA carries:
- the LOC114556525 gene encoding glucocorticoid-induced transcript 1 protein isoform X2, producing MSAPSNSLQQPRVRRSNAGSPGSYNNNSSCRLHPIRATVPYQLLRGGQSSPTRSQTLYSGATNSRGSSPPSSPSLSSGSANAKQRLSPENKDSSCPPDSPVSRAERSKLQVRSSSAIRRTSSLDAITGPYLTGQWPRDSHGPYPSCMKDKATQTPGLWIDEGAEQGSPHQRSASWGSADHLKEIAKLRLQLQRSKQVSRQSKDREQSSLQLQQQAQHGTACQPQYKGTSSALSTIPVPKSLICRVPSSVEGISHELENVFIREDWEQGIQAMDVVDGRRAPFPLHHYSSSGDTRDTDTQAPSSDSSPSPRPCCSEHVHSPDGSPCSAEEIDKDSLCSSPLPKFATSPKPNNSYMFKREPPEGCERVKVFEEMVSGKSKGFPLFSCPDKNKVNFIPRGSAFCPVKLLCSSLFSPVSPSSCSSDSPGPQVTPTLPTAPLATFPASADWSTNTSTGINIDNSTDRQSPDTDVGKDGSAQVLLTS from the exons ATGTCAGCCCCCAGCAACTCGCTTCAGCAGCCGAGGGTGAGACGCAGCAATGCGGGCTCCCCCGGCTcgtacaacaacaacagcagctgccGTTTGCACCCCATCCGTGCCACCGTGCCCTACCAGCTCCTGCGTGGGGGTCAGAGCAGCCCGACGCGGTCACAGACCCTCTACAGTGGTGCCACGAACAGCAGGGGCTCGAGTCCCCCCTCCAGCCCGTCACTCAGTTCAGGAAGTGCAAACGCTAAGCAAAGACTGTCCCCCGAAAATAAGGACTCCTCTTGTCCCCCAGACTCCCCAGTTTCCAGAG CAGAAAGGTCCAAGTTACAGGTTCGGAGTTCCAGTGCTATCCGGCGGACATCTTCCCTTGATGCCATCACAGGGCCATACCTCACTGGCCAGTGGCCTCGGGACTCCCATGGACCCTACCCTTCATGTATGAAAGACAAAGCCACACAG ACTCCAGGTCTCTGGATTGATGAGGGAGCAGAACAAGGAAGTCCTCACCAGCGGTCAGCCTCCTGGGGCAGTGCGGACCACCTCAAAGAG ATTGCTAAACTAAGACTGCAGCTGCAGCGCAGCAAACAGGTCAGCCGGCAGAGCAAAGACAGGGAGCAAAGCTCCCTGCAGCTACAGCAACAGGCACAGCATGGCACTGCATGCCAACCCCAG TACAAGGGAACTTCATCCGCCCTGTCAACAATCCCTGTGCCAAAGTCCCTCATATGCCGGGTGCCGAGCAGTGTGGAAGGCATCAGCCACGAGctagaaaatgtgtttatcaGAGAGGACTGGGAGCAGGGGATACAG GCCATGGATGTGGTGGATGGCCGCCGTGCCCCCTTCCCTCTGCATCACTACAGCAGCAGTGGGGACACGCGTGACACGGACACACAGGCCCCTTCAAGTGACTCCAGCCCATCGCCCCGCCCTTGTTGCTCTGAGCACGTCCACTCTCCTGATGGAAGCCCGTGCTCTGCAGAGGAAATCGACAAAG ACAGTTTGTGCAGTTCTCCTCTCCCAAAGTTTGCCACATCTCCCAAACCTAACAACAGCTACATGTTTAAACGGGAACCTCCAGAAGGctgtgagagggtcaaagtgtTTGAGGAGATGGt GTCTGGCAAATCAAAAGGCTTCCCTCTCTTCTCGTGCCCTGACAAAAACAAGGTGAACTTCATTCCAAGGGGCTCTGCCTTCTGCCCTGTCAAgctcctctgctcctctctcttctcccctgtctctccctcgtCCTGCTCCTCTGACAGCCCAGGGCCTCAGGTGACCCCAACTTTGCCAACTGCACCACTAGCTACTTTTCCGGCCTCCGCTGACTGGAGCACCAACACAAGCACAGGCATAAACATAGACAACAGCACAGATCGCCAGAGCCCCGACACAGATGTGGGGAAAGATGGCTCAGCACAAGTTCTCCTCACCAGCTAG
- the LOC114556525 gene encoding glucocorticoid-induced transcript 1 protein isoform X1 gives MSAPSNSLQQPRVRRSNAGSPGSYNNNSSCRLHPIRATVPYQLLRGGQSSPTRSQTLYSGATNSRGSSPPSSPSLSSGSANAKQRLSPENKDSSCPPDSPVSRAERSKLQVRSSSAIRRTSSLDAITGPYLTGQWPRDSHGPYPSCMKDKATQTPGLWIDEGAEQGSPHQRSASWGSADHLKEQIAKLRLQLQRSKQVSRQSKDREQSSLQLQQQAQHGTACQPQYKGTSSALSTIPVPKSLICRVPSSVEGISHELENVFIREDWEQGIQAMDVVDGRRAPFPLHHYSSSGDTRDTDTQAPSSDSSPSPRPCCSEHVHSPDGSPCSAEEIDKDSLCSSPLPKFATSPKPNNSYMFKREPPEGCERVKVFEEMVSGKSKGFPLFSCPDKNKVNFIPRGSAFCPVKLLCSSLFSPVSPSSCSSDSPGPQVTPTLPTAPLATFPASADWSTNTSTGINIDNSTDRQSPDTDVGKDGSAQVLLTS, from the exons ATGTCAGCCCCCAGCAACTCGCTTCAGCAGCCGAGGGTGAGACGCAGCAATGCGGGCTCCCCCGGCTcgtacaacaacaacagcagctgccGTTTGCACCCCATCCGTGCCACCGTGCCCTACCAGCTCCTGCGTGGGGGTCAGAGCAGCCCGACGCGGTCACAGACCCTCTACAGTGGTGCCACGAACAGCAGGGGCTCGAGTCCCCCCTCCAGCCCGTCACTCAGTTCAGGAAGTGCAAACGCTAAGCAAAGACTGTCCCCCGAAAATAAGGACTCCTCTTGTCCCCCAGACTCCCCAGTTTCCAGAG CAGAAAGGTCCAAGTTACAGGTTCGGAGTTCCAGTGCTATCCGGCGGACATCTTCCCTTGATGCCATCACAGGGCCATACCTCACTGGCCAGTGGCCTCGGGACTCCCATGGACCCTACCCTTCATGTATGAAAGACAAAGCCACACAG ACTCCAGGTCTCTGGATTGATGAGGGAGCAGAACAAGGAAGTCCTCACCAGCGGTCAGCCTCCTGGGGCAGTGCGGACCACCTCAAAGAG CAGATTGCTAAACTAAGACTGCAGCTGCAGCGCAGCAAACAGGTCAGCCGGCAGAGCAAAGACAGGGAGCAAAGCTCCCTGCAGCTACAGCAACAGGCACAGCATGGCACTGCATGCCAACCCCAG TACAAGGGAACTTCATCCGCCCTGTCAACAATCCCTGTGCCAAAGTCCCTCATATGCCGGGTGCCGAGCAGTGTGGAAGGCATCAGCCACGAGctagaaaatgtgtttatcaGAGAGGACTGGGAGCAGGGGATACAG GCCATGGATGTGGTGGATGGCCGCCGTGCCCCCTTCCCTCTGCATCACTACAGCAGCAGTGGGGACACGCGTGACACGGACACACAGGCCCCTTCAAGTGACTCCAGCCCATCGCCCCGCCCTTGTTGCTCTGAGCACGTCCACTCTCCTGATGGAAGCCCGTGCTCTGCAGAGGAAATCGACAAAG ACAGTTTGTGCAGTTCTCCTCTCCCAAAGTTTGCCACATCTCCCAAACCTAACAACAGCTACATGTTTAAACGGGAACCTCCAGAAGGctgtgagagggtcaaagtgtTTGAGGAGATGGt GTCTGGCAAATCAAAAGGCTTCCCTCTCTTCTCGTGCCCTGACAAAAACAAGGTGAACTTCATTCCAAGGGGCTCTGCCTTCTGCCCTGTCAAgctcctctgctcctctctcttctcccctgtctctccctcgtCCTGCTCCTCTGACAGCCCAGGGCCTCAGGTGACCCCAACTTTGCCAACTGCACCACTAGCTACTTTTCCGGCCTCCGCTGACTGGAGCACCAACACAAGCACAGGCATAAACATAGACAACAGCACAGATCGCCAGAGCCCCGACACAGATGTGGGGAAAGATGGCTCAGCACAAGTTCTCCTCACCAGCTAG